In Thamnophis elegans isolate rThaEle1 chromosome 4, rThaEle1.pri, whole genome shotgun sequence, the following proteins share a genomic window:
- the TBCC gene encoding tubulin-specific chaperone C yields MEAFSEGAAPVEGERVPPAAGLSALVPDWLHQREVERREEAEKRRRERDAQSVLEEQSDFFTASFAREREAIEALLWSEPAQDAEADAESVSEAARRLQDLQRLLTDSVRFLAPYEVRQAQAALSKLQGALSERRLQLKPKKRFAFTKALKKDTPFAPSKPPAQHPPPESSAKDQKEAATSAPLDPSCGFSRAEGRTLELGPTDLLQQDVVLSHLRRCRVLLRGNPNTLLVLDCHDCTILCGPVSTSARVDGCSGCLVALACQQLRTHRATETSFYVQVTSRAMLEDCSAVRFAPYSWDYPGMDADFKTAGLDRSKNNWDQVDDFNWLAKNQASPNWCVIPEKERITDWN; encoded by the coding sequence atggaggcCTTTTCGGAAGGCGCGGCGCCGGTGGAGGGGGAACGGGTACCGCCCGCTGCCGGCCTCTCCGCCCTGGTTCCCGACTGGCTGCATCAGCGAGAAGTGGAACGGCGAGAGGAGGCGGAGAAGAGGCGGCGAGAACGGGACGCGCAGTCGGTGTTGGAAGAGCAGAGCGATTTTTTCACCGCCTCCTTTGCCCGCGAGCGGGAGGCCATCGAAGCGCTGCTGTGGTCGGAGCCGGCTCAGGATGCCGAAGCGGATGCCGAATCCGTATCTGAGGCGGCTCGGCGGCTGCAGGATCTGCAGCGGCTGCTGACGGATTCGGTGCGCTTCTTAGCTCCGTATGAGGTGCGGCAGGCCCAGGCGGCGCTGAGCAAGCTACAGGGCGCGCTGTCGGAGAGGCGCCTCCAGTTGAAGCCGAAGAAACGCTTCGCCTTCACCAAAGCCCTCAAAAAAGACACGCCCTTCGCTCCGTCCAAGCCGCCCGCTCAGCATCCTCCACCGGAAAGCTCCGCCAAAGACCAGAAGGAAGCGGCGACCTCCGCGCCGCTGGACCCCAGTTGCGGCTTCAGCCGGGCCGAGGGGCGAACCCTGGAGCTCGGCCCGACCGACCTCCTGCAGCAGGACGTGGTGCTGTCCCACCTCAGGCGCTGCCGGGTGCTGTTACGCGGCAACCCCAACACGCTGCTGGTGCTCGACTGTCATGACTGCACCATCCTGTGCGGACCCGTCTCCACCTCGGCGCGAGTGGATGGGTGCAGCGGTTGCCTCGTGGCCCTCGCCTGCCAGCAGCTCCGGACCCACCGCGCTACGGAGACGAGCTTCTACGTGCAAGTGACTAGCCGAGCGATGCTGGAGGACTGCAGCGCCGTGCGCTTCGCCCCATACTCGTGGGATTACCCGGGCATGGATGCCGATTTCAAAACCGCTGGGCTTGACCGAAGCAAGAACAACTGGGACCAGGTGGACGACTTTAATTGGCTGGCCAAGAATCAGGCCTCCCCGAATTGGTGTGTGATCCCCGAAAAGGAGCGGATCACGGATTGGAATTGA